The Prosthecobacter algae genome has a window encoding:
- a CDS encoding HrpE/YscL family type III secretion apparatus protein, translated as MLCLENSGVKVAPASKILKRDEHSFILEGQRILEAARHEAALIRQQAETDAEKKREEGFLKGQEEGKTKIAEHIVECMGQSAVYFSKVEDVMVDLVMRAVRQVIGEMDQRDVVERLVRRALESTRNESQITIRVSPGQADWIKNRISTIMQTFPKIHFLDVQPDQRLAENGCILETEIGVVDATLETQLKAIEKALIRSMK; from the coding sequence ATGCTTTGCTTAGAGAACAGTGGCGTCAAGGTGGCACCTGCCTCCAAGATCTTGAAAAGGGATGAGCACAGTTTCATCCTAGAGGGGCAGCGCATCCTCGAAGCCGCACGCCATGAAGCGGCGCTCATCCGCCAGCAAGCGGAGACCGATGCCGAAAAAAAGCGCGAGGAGGGTTTCCTCAAAGGCCAGGAAGAAGGAAAAACAAAAATCGCCGAACACATCGTCGAATGCATGGGGCAGAGTGCGGTTTATTTTTCCAAGGTCGAAGACGTCATGGTGGATCTCGTCATGCGTGCTGTGCGTCAGGTCATTGGTGAAATGGATCAGCGGGATGTCGTGGAGCGGCTCGTCCGACGCGCCCTGGAAAGCACCCGCAATGAGAGCCAGATCACCATCCGGGTCTCCCCCGGTCAGGCCGATTGGATCAAAAACCGCATCAGCACCATCATGCAGACCTTTCCGAAGATTCACTTTCTCGATGTGCAGCCGGATCAGCGCCTTGCTGAGAATGGCTGCATTTTGGAAACCGAGATCGGAGTCGTGGATGCCACGCTCGAGACCCAGCTCAAGGCCATCGAGAAGGCCCTCATTCGTTCGATGAAATGA